GATCCCGCCGATCACCACGGTCGCCAGCGGACGCTGGACTTCGGAGCCGAGCCCGACGTTGAGCGCCATCGGCACGAAGCCGAGGCTTGCGACCAGCGCGGTCATCAGCACCGGGCGCAGGCGCGCCTGTGCACCGTCGCGGATCGCGTCCTCCAGCCCGCTGCCTTCCTCCATCAACTGCTTGATAAAGGTCAGCATCACCACCCCGTTGAGCACCGCAACCCCGGACAGGGCGATGAACCCGACCCCGGCCGAGATCGAGAACGGGATACCGCGCAGCAGCAGCGCCGCGATCCCGCCGGTCAGCGCAAGCGGCACGCCGGAGAACACCACCAGGGCATCCTTCCATGATCGGAACAGGGTGACGAGCAGGCCGAAGATCAGCAGCAGCGCGAGCGGGACGACGATCTGCAAGCGCGTCGCCGCCGATTGCAATTGCTCGAAGGTCCCGCCGTAATCGATCCAGTAGCCTTCGGGCAGCTCGACCTCGGCACCGATCCGCTCCTTCGCCTCGGCGATGAACGATCCCAGATCGCGGCCACGGACATTGGTGGTCACCACCGCGCGGCGCTTGCCGTCCTCGCGGCTGATCTGGTTCGGCCCCTGAATGCGCTCGATGCTGGCGACCTCGGACAGCGGCACAGCGCCGCCGCTAGGAAGCGGGATGGGCAGGCGCTCGATCACCTGCGGGTCCTGCCGCAGCTGCTCGGGCAGACGCACGACGATGTCGAAACGCCGGTCACCCTCGAAGATCTGCCCCGCCTCGGCACCACCGATGGCGGTGGCGACCACGGTCTGGACATCATCGACATTGAGGCCGAGCTGGGTGAGCTTGAGCCGGTCGGGCACAACCTGGATGAACGGCAGGCCGGTAACCTGTTCGGTCTGGGCGTCCTGCGATCCGGCAATGCTGCCGACCACGTTCTCGATTTCGGCTGCGGTTGCCGCCAGCTGATCGAGATCGTCACCATAGACCTTGATCGCGACATCCGAACGCACGCCCGCGATCAGTTCGTTGAAACGCATCTGGATCGGCTGGATGAACTCGTAGCGCGAGCCCGGCACTTCCTGCACGGCCTTGTTCATCTCCGCGACCAGTTGGGCCTTTGGCTTGCGCGGATCGGGCCATTGATCGCGCGGCTTCATGATGACGAAGGTATCGGCGACCGAAGGCGGCACCGGATCTGTGGCAACATCGGCGGTGCCGATCTTGGCGAACAACATGTCGACCTCCGGGAACTTCTTGATCCGGTCTTCGAGGGCGCTCTGCATCTGCACCGCTTGGGTCAGGCTCGTCCCGGGAATGCGTAGCGCGTGCAGCGCTATGTCGCCTTCATCGAGATTGGGAATGAACTCCGACCCCAGACGCGTCGCGGCGAGCCCGCTCAGCGCCACCAGCACGGCCGCTGCGCCAACGACGATCCGGCGCTGACGGATCGCGAAATCGAGCATCGGGACATAGCGGGATTTGGCCGCGCGCATGACGCGGTTCTCTTTCTCCTCGACCCGGCCGGTGACGAAAGTCGCCACGGCTGCGGGCACGAAGGTGAGCGACAGCAGCAAGGCGGCCGTCAGCGCCATCACCACCACCAGCGCCATCGGGTGGAAGGTCTTCCCTTCCACGCCCTCCAGCGCGAAGATCGGGATGTAGACAAT
The Sphingopyxis macrogoltabida genome window above contains:
- a CDS encoding efflux RND transporter permease subunit, whose translation is MLEKIIELSIRQRVAVLVAALLLAAIGAYSFGRLKIDAVPDITNVQVQINTAAPGFSPLEAEQRITFPIETAIAGLPGLEYTRSVSRYGLSQVTVVFADGTDIYFARQLVNERLQGVRSTLPAGIEPELGPIATGLGEIFMYTIEAKPGAVKSDGSRYTAQDLRTLHDWVVRPQLRNVPGVTEVNSVGGYRKEYVVAPDPSRLAGFGLTVEDVIAALEANNGNVGAGYIERSGAQYLIRVPGQAQGERDLAGIIVATRGGVPVRIADVADVEIGSEIRNGAATKDGQEVVLGTIYMLVGENAREVSVAVAERLEEVNRSLPGGVVAKTVYDRSKLVEATVSTVERNLAEGALLVIVVLFVLLGNIRAALITAAVIPLSFLMTITGMVQTNVSGNLMSLGALDFGLIVDGAVIIVENCLRRFGEAQHRLGRVLDREERFKLAAGASAEVIRPSLFGILIITIVYIPIFALEGVEGKTFHPMALVVVMALTAALLLSLTFVPAAVATFVTGRVEEKENRVMRAAKSRYVPMLDFAIRQRRIVVGAAAVLVALSGLAATRLGSEFIPNLDEGDIALHALRIPGTSLTQAVQMQSALEDRIKKFPEVDMLFAKIGTADVATDPVPPSVADTFVIMKPRDQWPDPRKPKAQLVAEMNKAVQEVPGSRYEFIQPIQMRFNELIAGVRSDVAIKVYGDDLDQLAATAAEIENVVGSIAGSQDAQTEQVTGLPFIQVVPDRLKLTQLGLNVDDVQTVVATAIGGAEAGQIFEGDRRFDIVVRLPEQLRQDPQVIERLPIPLPSGGAVPLSEVASIERIQGPNQISREDGKRRAVVTTNVRGRDLGSFIAEAKERIGAEVELPEGYWIDYGGTFEQLQSAATRLQIVVPLALLLIFGLLVTLFRSWKDALVVFSGVPLALTGGIAALLLRGIPFSISAGVGFIALSGVAVLNGVVMLTFIKQLMEEGSGLEDAIRDGAQARLRPVLMTALVASLGFVPMALNVGLGSEVQRPLATVVIGGIISSTILTLIVLPALYRMVRGRDVEAQQGSAMPANVA